The Medicago truncatula cultivar Jemalong A17 chromosome 4, MtrunA17r5.0-ANR, whole genome shotgun sequence genome includes a region encoding these proteins:
- the LOC25493905 gene encoding putative squamosa promoter-binding-like protein 19 has translation MESWSYISEEKGSEELGFCEMFGKQYSDDFNFIGNVPSKKLDGKFDDPNEFSVKGDTNFKLSNSVVESNGWDSLIDLKLGRFDDHGNASIDVAFSKGAAPILSSCESSTPPKRVRVHSMTAYCQVYGCNKDLSSCKDYHKRHKVCEVHSKTPIVIVNGIEQRFCQQCSRFHLLSEFDDGKRSCRKRLAGHNERRRKPQGIHSANSGRLFQPFGDIGFQGTKPPAASFLCPEVFQSGFWRPMKAEHEAGFRHLSSVPVTNGHLQSRSPFPSYNEKQFPFLHENVATSTTGSKFSENNSHYAHAIGYASLGNEDFNVFHTAPSIQGLSGISDSCALSLLSSQSNNTSSQSSEIPFDNPLVIPSSHSHVYSIRSQATSSSRVSDRFLSKLNPADGSHLSPILVSDNNDIVNFEMEDGIFHDSDFVNARDCLSCEDDATIDLLQLSSQLQRVEHHRQSLQVKKEFDSSCTLRIT, from the exons ATGGAATCTTGGAGTTATATTTCTGAAGAAAAAGGTTCTGAAGAATTAGGTTTTTGTGAAATGTTTGGGAAACAATATTCAGATGATTTCAATTTCATTGGAAATGTTCCAAGCAAGAAACTTGATGGTAAATTTGATGACCCAAATGAGTTTTCTGTAAAAGGGGACACAAATTTCAAGCTTTCAAATTCTGTGGTGGAATCTAATGGTTGGGATTCTCTGATTGATTTGAAGCTAGGAAGATTTGATGATCATGGTAATGCTTCAATTGATGTGGCATTTTCCAAAGGAGCAGCACCTATTTTGTCTTCTTGTGAATCTTCAACTCCTCCCAAGAGAGTGAGAGTGCACTCAATGACTGCATATTGTCAAGTTTATGGATGTAACAAAGATCTTAGTTCTTGTAAAGACTACCACAAGAGGCACAAAGTTTGTGAGGTTCACTCTAAGACTCCTATAGTCATTGTGAATGGAATTGAGCAAAGGTTTTGTCAACAATGTAGCAG GTTTCATTTGCTGTCTGAATTTGATGATGGTAAGCGCAGTTGCCGTAAACGACTTGCAGGCCATAATGAGCGTCGAAGAAAACCACAAGGCATTCACTCTGCAAATTCTGGGAGACTGTTTCAGCCATTTGGtg ATATCGGATTCCAGGGAACCAAGCCACCAGCAGCATCTTTTCTCTGCCCAGAGGTCTTCCAAAGTGGTTTCTGGAGACCTATGAAAGCAGAACATGAAGCTGGCTTTAGGCATCTTTCTTCTGTGCCTGTTACCAATGGACATCTTCAATCAAGATCTCCGTTTCCTTCTTACAACGAAAAACAATTTCCATTTCTTCATGAAAATGTTGCCACATCCACTACAGGCAGTAAGTTCAGTGAAAACAATAGCCATTACGCGCATGCCATTGGCTACGCCTCATTAGGAAATGAAGACTTCAATGTTTTTCATACCGCACCAAGCATTCAAGGATTATCAGGAATTTCAGACTCTTGTGCTCTCTCTCTTCTGTCATCTCAATCCAATAACACTTCAAGCCAGTCCTCGGAAATTCCCTTTGATAACCCTTTGGTTATTCCAAGCAGCCATAGCCATGTCTACAGCATAAGATCACAGGCAACTTCCTCAAGCCGAGTGTCTGATAGATTTTTATCCAAATTAAATCCTGCAGATGGAAGTCATCTCAGTCCTATATTGGTATCAGACAATAATGATATTGTGAACTTTGAAATGGAAGATGGGATCTTCCATGATTCAGATTTTGTGAATGCTAGAGACTGTCTTTCGTGTGAAGATGATGCAACCATCGACTTACTACAACTGTCGTCGCAGCTTCAGCGAGTTGAGCATCATAGACAATCATTGCAGGTGAAGAAAGAGTTTGATTCTTCTTGCACTCTTCGAATTACTTAA
- the LOC25493906 gene encoding truncated transcription factor CAULIFLOWER A isoform X1 has translation MGRGRVELKRIENKVNRQVTFAKRRNGVLKKAYELSVLCDAEVALIIFSNRGKLYEFSSTSCMMKTLEKYHKYSYNELETNQPANDTPNYQEYVRLKAHVEILQRSQRNLLGEDIAQMNTGELEQIENHLEAALKSIRSTKTQFMLDQLNDLHYRETVLVETNNDLRSKLEETDNLQVPGRILALEAGGSNFHHAPFPSQSDRFFHHVGVNSNLQIGYNPMGSADGASSLRMNGFDAMTWML, from the exons atgggAAGAGGGAGAGTTGAACTAAAGAGAATAGAGAACAAAGTTAATAGACAAGTCACATTTGCTAAGAGAAGAAATGGTGTACTCAAGAAGGCTTATGAACTTTCAGTTCTTTGTGATGCTGAAGTTGCTCTTATCATCTTCTCCAACCGTGGCAAACTATATGAATTCAGCAGCACCTCCTG CATGATGAAAACATTGGAGAAATACCACAAGTACAGTTATAATGAACTGGAGACCAACCAACCAGCCAATGATACTCCG AATTACCAAGAATATGTGAGATTAAAAGCACATGTAGAAATTTTACAACGTTCACAAAG GAACCTTCTTGGGGAAGATATTGCACAAATGAATACAGGTGAGCTAGAGCAAATTGAAAATCATTTGGAGGCAGCACTTAAGAGTATAAGATCAACAAAG ACTCAATTCATGCTTGATCAACTCAATGATCTTCACTATCGG GAAACGGTGCTTGTTGAAACAAATAACGATCTGAGAAGTAAG TTAGAAGAAACCGATAACTTACAAGTTCCAGGTAGAATATTGGCTTTGGAAGCTGGTGGATCTAATTTCCATCATGCACCCTTTCCTTCACAATCAGATAGGTTTTTCCACCATGTGGGAGTAAATTCCAACTTGCAAATTGG ATACAATCCGATGGGTTCTGCTGATGGAGCATCATCCTTAAGAATGAATGGATTCGACGCTATGACGTGGATGCTCTGA
- the LOC25493906 gene encoding MADS-box protein EJ2 isoform X2 has protein sequence MGRGRVELKRIENKVNRQVTFAKRRNGVLKKAYELSVLCDAEVALIIFSNRGKLYEFSSTSCMMKTLEKYHKYSYNELETNQPANDTPNYQEYVRLKAHVEILQRSQRNLLGEDIAQMNTGELEQIENHLEAALKSIRSTKTQFMLDQLNDLHYRETVLVETNNDLRSKIQSDGFC, from the exons atgggAAGAGGGAGAGTTGAACTAAAGAGAATAGAGAACAAAGTTAATAGACAAGTCACATTTGCTAAGAGAAGAAATGGTGTACTCAAGAAGGCTTATGAACTTTCAGTTCTTTGTGATGCTGAAGTTGCTCTTATCATCTTCTCCAACCGTGGCAAACTATATGAATTCAGCAGCACCTCCTG CATGATGAAAACATTGGAGAAATACCACAAGTACAGTTATAATGAACTGGAGACCAACCAACCAGCCAATGATACTCCG AATTACCAAGAATATGTGAGATTAAAAGCACATGTAGAAATTTTACAACGTTCACAAAG GAACCTTCTTGGGGAAGATATTGCACAAATGAATACAGGTGAGCTAGAGCAAATTGAAAATCATTTGGAGGCAGCACTTAAGAGTATAAGATCAACAAAG ACTCAATTCATGCTTGATCAACTCAATGATCTTCACTATCGG GAAACGGTGCTTGTTGAAACAAATAACGATCTGAGAAGTAAG ATACAATCCGATGGGTTCTGCTGA